CTTTTTTCACAAATTGTTATAAAAGTAACCAAACTGTAATAAACATACTTTCGCTTTTTGTCCTTAGTCAACACTGTGTTATACTATTTTAAAAAAAGGAGGTCATAACATGCTTAAAAAAGCTCTTGATTATAGCCATTCCCTTTTAAAAGAATGTGTTATTGCAGGTGACTTAGTAATTGATGCTACGGTGGGAAATGGTCACGATACTATTCTGCTGGCAAGTTTAGTTGGTCCAAATGGCAGTGTCATTGGCTTTGATATTCAAGAACAAGCCATTCAAAAGACATCCGAGAAATTATTGTTAACTGGGCTAAGCCAGCAGGTTCATTTACATCAAGTTGGACACCAGTTTATTGGAGACTATTTACCTAGTCAAAAACAAGTTAGTGCTGCTATTTACAATTTAGGCTACCTGCCTGGTGGTGACAAGTCAATCACGACACTAAAGGAATCTACGATAGAAAGCATTAAACAACTCATCCCCCATTTAAGAATAGGGGCCTTGGTCGTTATCGTGGTTTACAGTGGGCATCCAACAGGGCAAGAAGAAAAAGATGCCCTTCTTGGCTACTTAAGTAGTCTCGATCAAAAAGACTATGCGGTCTTACAGTATGGCTTTATTAATCAAAAAAATCAGCCACCCTTTGTGGTTGCTATTGAAAAGAAAAAATAGAAAATCAGCCCTACTCAATGAGTAGAGCTGATTGTTTATGGTTTAGAATAGGTGTGAATAGCCTAACTCAACTAAATGGTCATAGGATACTTTCAAGCTTTCGAAAGGATCAACACCATATGTATCATCTTGTTCTACTA
This genomic interval from Jeotgalibaca arthritidis contains the following:
- a CDS encoding class I SAM-dependent methyltransferase, which codes for MLKKALDYSHSLLKECVIAGDLVIDATVGNGHDTILLASLVGPNGSVIGFDIQEQAIQKTSEKLLLTGLSQQVHLHQVGHQFIGDYLPSQKQVSAAIYNLGYLPGGDKSITTLKESTIESIKQLIPHLRIGALVVIVVYSGHPTGQEEKDALLGYLSSLDQKDYAVLQYGFINQKNQPPFVVAIEKKK